CATAATAACCAGCAGCATAACCGTCATCACTAAAGATGTGACCAAAGGCAGTCGGTCTGTGGCGCATCACAATCTGGCTGGGGCAGCCAATTTGAGCCATAGTATCGCGCTCAAACTGAGCGGGATCGATGTCTTTATCGGGTGGAGCGGCCAGGTGGATTTTCATATCATATAGAGCAGATGCTAGATACTCTACAGTGTGAAAGCCAGAGTGAAAAGTTTTGGCTTTAATGAGCTTTGCCACCAGCTCTTTTGGGATTGGCTTTTTGCTCTGATAATGCAGCGCAAACTTGCTCAATACCTCGTCTGTCATAAACCAGCGTTCATTGACCTGACTGGGAAATTCGACAAAATCTCGTTTAACATTGGTACCCGCTAGACTGGGATAAGTGACATTAGATAAGAGTCCATGCAAAGCATGACCAAACTCATGAAACATCGTATTAGCATCATCCCAGGATATTAAAACTGGCTCACCGGGCTTACCTTTGACAAAGTTGGAGTTGTTGGAGACAACTGGAGTAACGTCGTCTTTAAACCGTTCTTGAGTACGGTATTCACTCATCCAGGCGCCTGAGCTTTTGCCCTCGCGTGCATAGGGATCAAAGTACCAGAGCCCGATCTGATGGTTTTTGCGACGCACCTCATAGACTGTGACATCAGGATGCACCACCGGCAAGCCTTCGACTTTGACCATCTCAATGCCATAGACTTTACCAGCAGCAAAAAACATACCGTCTCTAATCAAGTCCAGCTGTAGATATTGCTTCACTTCGTTTTGATCGATATCGTATTTGGCGATGCGTACTTTTTCGCCGTAATAGCGATAATCCCATGGCTCTATCTTGATCTTGGCGCCCTCACTGTCAGCAATTTTTTGCATATCGTCGACTTCTTGGTGGACACGCTCCACTGCCGAGCGCCACACCATCATCATAAGCTTCATAGCAGCGTCCGGTGTCTGCGCCATACTATCGGCCACAGACCAGTGCGCATAAGTAGGATAACCGAGCAGCTTAGCGCGTTCAGCACGCAGTTTTACTATCTCTGTAATATTCTTTTTGTTGTCGTGCTTGTCGTTATTGTCACCACGACTGGTCCACATACGCCAGCCTTTTTCTCTCAAGTCACGCTTTGTAGCAAATGTGAGAAATGGCTCCATACTTGAGCGCGTATTAGCAATCAACCATTTACCAACCTTGCCGCGGGATTCAGCCTGGGTAGCGGCAGCCGCCTTGAGATTGTCCGATAGTCCAGCTAAGTCTTCTTCCTTTTCAATCAGCAAATAGTTATCTTCTTCATCACCAAGCTGATTGTGATGGAAGCTCGCATAAAGCGATGCTAGTTTTTCGTTGATTTCACGCAAACGTTTCTTTTTATCTGCATCTAGACCGGCACCTTGACGTGTAAACTGGGTCAAATAAAGGTCAGTCAGTCTTTCTTTTTCACCAGTAAGACCAGCATTTTTAGCCGATTCACTAACAGCCTGTATGCGTTTAAAGAGGCTATCATT
The sequence above is a segment of the Candidatus Obscuribacter sp. genome. Coding sequences within it:
- a CDS encoding M3 family metallopeptidase; amino-acid sequence: MAGTVGLGPFLEPWTGKYNGYPRFDLVKASGVKEAMLKGMELKRAEIKAITDNTSAADFANTIAALEDSGRPLGRSMRFFEIYTSTMSDKAMQALESEMKPKLAQFGDEIVQNDSLFKRIQAVSESAKNAGLTGEKERLTDLYLTQFTRQGAGLDADKKKRLREINEKLASLYASFHHNQLGDEEDNYLLIEKEEDLAGLSDNLKAAAATQAESRGKVGKWLIANTRSSMEPFLTFATKRDLREKGWRMWTSRGDNNDKHDNKKNITEIVKLRAERAKLLGYPTYAHWSVADSMAQTPDAAMKLMMMVWRSAVERVHQEVDDMQKIADSEGAKIKIEPWDYRYYGEKVRIAKYDIDQNEVKQYLQLDLIRDGMFFAAGKVYGIEMVKVEGLPVVHPDVTVYEVRRKNHQIGLWYFDPYAREGKSSGAWMSEYRTQERFKDDVTPVVSNNSNFVKGKPGEPVLISWDDANTMFHEFGHALHGLLSNVTYPSLAGTNVKRDFVEFPSQVNERWFMTDEVLSKFALHYQSKKPIPKELVAKLIKAKTFHSGFHTVEYLASALYDMKIHLAAPPDKDIDPAQFERDTMAQIGCPSQIVMRHRPTAFGHIFSDDGYAAGYYAYIWADTMSADAAECFKEAGGFYDRKTCDRFADTIFSVGNSVAPDVAFKNFRGRAVDTNALMRDRGFPVVKG